One genomic region from Lathamus discolor isolate bLatDis1 chromosome 9, bLatDis1.hap1, whole genome shotgun sequence encodes:
- the GPR174 gene encoding probable G-protein coupled receptor 174, with protein sequence MTNSSTCTETDLKPYYAVTYTFILIPGLIGNTLALWVFYGYMKETKRAVIFMINLAIADLSQVLSLPLRIFYYLTGTWEFGGGLCMFCFYLKYVNMYASIYFLVCISVRRYLFLMHPFKFSDCKRICDVYISIIGWVVVCVGCLPFPLLRLQQDAKNTCFADLPVKEVDLPISIVMMTIGELVGFVTPLLIILYCSWKTVLSLKEKNSASHDLGEKKKALKMILTCALVFLICFAPYHISFPLDFFVKTKRIENGCVQKVISVFHVVALCLASLNSCVDPVIYYFTTDEFRRRLSRQDLQDSIQLHSLSYARKHSRDVLRKDTMDC encoded by the coding sequence ATGACAAACAGTTCGACCTGCACTGAAACAGACCTCAAGCCCTACTATGCGGTTACATACACTTTCATCCTGATCCCTGGACTAATAGGAAACACATTAGCTTTGTGGGTCTTTTATGGGTACATGAAAGAGACTAAAAGGGCTGTAATATTTATGATCAATTTAGCCATTGCTGATTTATCACAGGTTTTGTCCTTGCCCCTGAGGATTTTCTATTACTTGACTGGGACATGGGAATTTGGAGGAGGTCTCTGCATGTTTTGCTTCTACCTGAAGTACGTCAATATGTACGCGAGCATCTACTTCTTGGTTTGCATCAGCGTAAGACGATATTTGTTTCTTATGCACCCATTCAAATTCAGTGACTGCAAGCGCATCTGTGATGTGTATATCAGCATCATTGGGTGGGTCGTGGTCTGTGTTGGCTGTTTGCCTTTCCCACTTCTCAGACTCCAACAGGATGCTAAAAACACGTGTTTTGCGGATCTCCCTGTAAAGGAAGTTGACCTTCCCATCTCCATTGTAATGATGACGATTGGAGAATTGGTGGGGTTCGTAACACCCCTACTCATCATCCTATACTGCTCATGGAAGACTGTCTTatcactaaaagaaaaaaattctgcttcacatgaccttggagaaaagaaaaaggctctAAAGATGATTCTTACCTGCGCACTGGTATTTCTGATTTGCTTTGCACCTTACCATATCAGCTTTCCGCTAGATTTCTTCGTCAAAACCAAAAGGATTGAAAACGGATGTGTCCAGAAGGTGATCTCAGTGTTTCACGTTGTGGCTTTGTGCCTTGCCAGCTTGAACTCCTGTGTGGACCCAGTCATCTACTACTTTACTACAGATGAGTTCAGGAGACGCCTTTCCAGGCAGGATCTGCAAGACAGCATTCAGCTCCACAGCCTCAGTTACGCAAGGAAGCACTCCAGAGATGTGCTCAGGAAGGACACCATGGACTGCTAA
- the ITM2A gene encoding integral membrane protein 2A encodes MVKIAFNSPFAQKDEPKKEAAEALVADKDPEIATHGGENSSGRCLLTLLGLAFILAGVVVGGACIYKYFMPKHKVYRGEMCYFENENRDRAVEPYFLPIAEEADIREDDNIAIIDVPVPKFSDSDPAAIVHDFDRLLTAYLDLQLGNCYVIPLNTSIVMPPRNLMDLFAKLATGSYLPQTYLVREEMVVTEEIDNVSDLGIFIYQLCVGKETFRLQRRDQITGLQKRSVENCHSIRHFENSFVVETKICQQ; translated from the exons ATGGTGAAGATTGCGTTCAATTCCCCCTTCGCTCAGAAGGATGAGCCGAAGAAGGAGGCGGCCGAGGCGCTGGTGGCCGATAAG GATCCGGAAATTGCCACACATGGAGGTGAAAACTCATCTGGGAGATGTCTGTTGACTCTGCTGGGTCTAGCATTCATCTTGGCAGGGGTGGTTGTTGGTGGAGCCTGTATCTACAAGTACTTCATGCCTAAG CATAAGGTGTACCGTGGTGAAATGTGttactttgaaaatgaaaatcgTGATCGTGCAGTAGAACCGTATTTCCTGCCTATTGCTGAAGAAGCTGACATTCGAGAGGATGATAACATAGCCATCATCGATGTCCCTGTTCCAAAGTTCTCAGACAGCGATCCAGCAGCAATCGTTCATGACTTTGATAGG CTTTTGACTGCGTATCTTGACTTGCAACTGGGTAACTGCTACGTGATTCCGCTGAACACATCCATAGTTATGCCACCAAGGAATCTGATGGATCTCTTTGCAAAACTGGCG acTGGCTCTTACTTGCCCCAGACTTACCTAGTCCGTGAAGAAATGGTGGTTACAGAGGAGATCGATAATGTGTCTGATTTGGGCATCTTCATCTACCAGCTCTGTGTTGGAAAAGAGACATTCAGACTTCAGCGCAGAGACCAGATAACAG gtcTGCAGAAACGTTCAGTGGAGAACTGTCATTCAATCAGACACTTTGAAAACTCTTTCGTTGTTGAAACAAAGATCTGTCAACAGTGA